The Papaver somniferum cultivar HN1 chromosome 3, ASM357369v1, whole genome shotgun sequence genome includes a region encoding these proteins:
- the LOC113359866 gene encoding uncharacterized protein LOC113359866, which yields MREDLFEKFLGKLLEVDTEWHQLPDATGTMGHSPHMKLVVVMKCLCKSTTADSVDDYTRMGATTIYMYLKRFCHTICMTFGERYFRALTPEDVQRLLAENAERGFPGMLGSVDCMQ from the coding sequence ATGAGGGAAGACTTATTCGAGAAATTTTTAGGAAAATTGCTTGAAGTTGATACAGAATGGCACCAACTTCCAGACGCAACCGGTACTATGGGGCATTCTCCGCATATGAAATTAGTTGTCgtgatgaaatgtttatgcaaaaGTACGACAGCTGATAGTGTTGATGATTACACTCGTATGGGTGCAACTACAATATACATGTATCTAAAGAGATTTTGCCACACCATTTGCATGACTTTTGGAGAAAGATATTTTCGTGCACTCACTCCTGAAGATGTTCAGAGGTTGCTAGCTGAGAATGCAGAACGAGGTTTTCCTGGAATGCTGGgtagtgttgattgtatgcaATAG
- the LOC113359867 gene encoding nonsense-mediated mRNA decay protein 2-like yields MPGSNNDLNVLAHSHLFDNMLKGVAPPCNYVIYDHQYHMSYFLADGLYPKLTTIVQDFSQTLEITEYVRFNKYKMAKRKDVERAFECFRVNSEFSDHHAGDLSSLEGSDMEYVVLPSSEGDYEDTYLEEEVVPGQNEDGAFDYYGDYNDQIPDDFEHAVEHDYDDDEDDDDEEDDDDEDYDSDDDAGMYDDDDVEEQFALESYEKKKGKPFRFFNCYVILKNSFSEYNPSPFEDSSSESSDE; encoded by the exons ATGCCTGGATCAAACAACGATTTGAATGTGTTGGCACATTCACAcctttttgataacatgctaaaGGGTGTAGCACCTCCATGCAATTATGTCATCTATGATCACCAATAccatatgagttatttcttagccgATGGTCTCTATCCAAAGTTGACTACAATTGTACAAGATTTTAGTCAGACATTGGAAATTACCGAGTATGTGAGATTCAACAAGTATAAAATGGctaaaagaaaggatgtcgagcGTGCTTTTGAGTGCTTCAGGGTAAATTCAGAATTTTCGGATCACCAT GCAGGGGATTTGTCTAGTTTGGAGGGTTCAGATATGGAATACGTGGTACTTCCATCATCAGAAGGAGATTATGAAGATACATACTTAGAAGAAGAAGTAGTTCCTGGTCAAAACGAGGATGGAGCATTTGATTATTATGGAGATTACAATGATCAAATCCCAGATGACTTTGAACATGCAGTTGAACAT GATTATgacgatgatgaggatgatgacgaTGAGGAggacgatgatgatgaggatTATGACAGTGACGATGATGCGGGtatgtatgatgatgatgatgttgag gaGCAATTTGCTTTGGAGAGTTACGAAAAAAAGAAGGGGAAACCTTTTAGATTTTTTAACTGCTATGtgattttgaaaaacagtttctcAGAGTATAACCCTTCCCCCTTTGAAGATTCATCCTCTGAATCATCAGATGAATAG